The genomic DNA GACCAAAAAGAACGAGCAACCATTATTCCATCTCCTGTTGAAGTATATAAGAATGAATCACTTCCAGCACCAGCCTCATGCCTAAAACCATTCTCTATTTGAATTTGTCCGGCTGGTAATAAATTAAAGCCAATTAAATCAGTTCCATTTCCGCTTACTCCATTATAA from Williamwhitmania taraxaci includes the following:
- a CDS encoding fibrobacter succinogenes major paralogous domain-containing protein — translated: YNGVSGNGTDLIGFNLLPAGQIQIENGFRHEAGAGSDSFLYTSTGDGIMVARSFWSGVKGINRIGFLGFVSIRCVKD